In the Saccharococcus thermophilus genome, TTGGTCGTGACAATTCCAATTAGCATTAATAGCCCGATCATGACGCTGATAGATAACGGCTCTTTTGCGATGTATAACCCGAGGAGCGAGCCGATCGGCACGAAAATGAGCGAAGACAGAATGACAAACGGAATGCGCGCTTTTCCAAATGTGACAAGCATCGTAATATAGACAAGGCCAATGGCAACAAGCATCGCGATGCCAAGCTCCTGGAACGTTTGCACCGTCTCATCGCTGCCGCCTCCTCCCTCTAGTGACACATCATCCGGAAGGTTCAGATCATTTTTTACATGGCGGATGACATCGTTGGTCACTTTTTGGATGTTATCGCCAACGATTTGCGCGGATACACGGGCAAACACTTTTCCGTCCAGCTTTTGGATCGATGTATACGTATCTACTTCGTTGACAGATGCCAGTTTGGAGACAGGAACAAGTCCTCTCTTTGTAAAAATCATCGTATTTTTTAGCTCATCTACCGATTGCAGATGCTGATTGTACGATAATTGAACGGTCCGCTCTTTTCCGTTTAGCGTCAATGTTCCGACGTCTACCGGCTTCGTGGCATCGGCAATCGTCCCTAAAATTTGAAATCCAGAAACGCCATAAGCGGCCGCTTTTTCCGGATCAATATCGACGACGATTTGTTTTTGCTTGTCGGAAAAGTTGTTCGTTACATCTTTCAAATCATGGCGTTTATTTAAATAGGTTTCTACTTGTTTTGCCGCTTTTTGCAAGGCAGATAAATTGTTGGAATACAAGTCAATATCGATGTTGTTATTTGTCGGCGGGCCGCCGCTGTCCATCTCACGAACGCCGATCGTTGTCCCTGGTGCTTTTTCATTGACGATTTGTTCCATCTTTTTCTCTAGCTTTTTGATTAATGGTGCAACAGCAACATCTTCTTTTAAATTAATAAAATAGTTTGCCTGGTTTTGGCGTTTTAGCCCGCTGCGATAATCACGGCTGCCGACGGCTGCGGTGACGTTTTTAATTTCTTTCTGCTTGGCGAACATATTTTCCAATGCTAGTGATACATCATTTGTTTTTTCCAGCGATGTCGAAGGCGGAAGTTCAATGCTGGCAACCAACGTTTTTTGCTCTTCATTCGGCAAAAAAGTAAACCCTAGTGCCGGAGAGAGGGCAAATGAACCGACAAGCAATGCAACCGACAGCAGCAAAACAATCGCTTTATGGCGAAGCGCCCAGGCAATGATGCGTCCGTAAACACGCTGCAGCGCGCCTTCTTTTTCTTCCGGCGGAACTTTTTTAAAGGAGAATTTCGCCAAAATTGGTACCACCGTAACGGCAACAACCAAAGAAACTAACAGCGCGAACACAATCGTTAAAGCAAACGGCAGGAAAAATTCACCGGTAATTCCGCCGACGAAACCGAGCGGTAAAAAGACAACCACTGTCGTAATCGTCGATGAAGTAATCGCCTTGAGAATTTCTTTCGTCGAATCTTGAATGAGTTCGTCTGTTATTCCCGTTTTCGCCTTGCGCACACGGCGGAAAATATTTTCGATCACGACGATGCTGTCATCCACGACACGACCTACCGCCACGGCCATCCCGCCAAGTGTCATCACATTTAGCGAAATATCCATTCGATTGAGAAAAATGGAAGCGACCAATAGCGAAAGCGGAATAGAAACGATCGCAATAACCGTCGCGCGCACATTCCGCAAGAAGAGAAGCACCGCGACCGAAGCGAACAGCGCCCCCAGCAATCCTTCACGCACGAGCGATTCGACCGATTTTTTAATTCCTTTCGCGGAATCAAAACCGATCGAGTAATCGAATTTGTCCTTATACGAATCCAATACTTTGATCACTTTGTCCGCCACTTCTACCGTGTTTGCATCTTGCTTTTTCGTCACTGCCATCGATAGCGCTTCTTTCAAGTTATAGCGCGTAAACTCGCTTTGATCGGTGACCGTTTCGATGTTGGCGATGTCTTTTAACTTAATCGCCGGCTTTGTTTGTGTTGCGGCAGGCATGGATTGCTGTGATGGCGATGTCAGCGTCATATTTTCTAGATCTTTCACCGTTTTTAACTTTTCCTGCACACGAACAGGAATTTGCAACGTATCGGTATGGATATTGCCAACTGGAAAAGACATGTATTTTTCATTGATTTGATCTTTAATCTGTGATAGCGTCAATCCTGCCCGCAGCGCTTTTTGTTTATCGACCGTTATTTTTATAATTTCTTCCTTTCCTCCGCCGACAGAGATGGAGTTAATTCCGTCAATTTTATTTAACTCAGGAATGACTTGTGTTTCTAATATTTTTTGTAAATCAACGTCTTTCTTGGCGAATAAAGAAATATTAAAAATAGGGATCGTTCCAAACGAAAACCGGTTGACTTTCGTCTGTACATTTTCCGGAAGGTCGGTGTCGTTAATCAGTGTATGAACTTGACGTTCCACTTCATCCATATCGGTATGAAACGGAAACTCTAGATTAATCACCGCCATATTTTCGTATGAAGAACTTTGCATTTGTTTTAGTCCTTCGAGAGATTTGAATTTTTCTTCCAACTTCGTCGTTACTTGGTCGTTTATATCTTGCGGCGATGCCCCCGGATAAACGATTTCAATCGATAATTGCGGAAACTCAATGTTTGGAAGCAAATCGACTTTCAACGATGAAAACGAGTATGCTCCTAAAATAATCAGCAAAAAAGAAATAATGAATACGGCAACTGCATTTTTTAGGCTAAACTTTGTTAAAAAACTCATCTTTCCACCTCTTTCCGGTCGTTTTTAACCAATCGTTCAGGAATTTTTACAACCGACTGGTCGTAACAAATATAGATTCATTATAGAAGATTATTGGCAAACTTTCAATGAAATGAAAAATAGAAAGTTTAAATTTGCTAATAAGAGGAAAAACTATCATCTATCTAAATTTATTTGCGGGGTGTGACAACATGAAAATAAGACAAGATGCTTGGTCTCACGAGGAAGATGTCGTGTTGGCGGAAACAGTGCTACGATATATTCGCGAGGGGGGGACGCAGCTTGCCGCATTTGAAGAAGTCGGCAATCGCTTGAACCGGACGGCAGCCGCATGCGGGTTCCGCTGGAACGCCGAAGTGCGAAAACGATATGTTGAAGCGATTGAACTGGCGAAAAAGCAGCGTAAAGAGCGGAAGCGCGCACTAGAAATGGCCAAAAAACTACAGAAAGAAAGTATTTCACCATCAGCAAACATTTCTTATCAAGGGTCGTCGCCATTTCTCCCTGCTTCGCCGCTCACCCTTGAGCAGTGCATCGTTTTTTTGCAAACGCTAAAACATGACTACGAACAGGTCGAAGCAATGAAAAAAGAAAATGAACGGTTAAAACAAGAACAAGTACAACTGCAAAA is a window encoding:
- a CDS encoding efflux RND transporter permease subunit, which gives rise to MSFLTKFSLKNAVAVFIISFLLIILGAYSFSSLKVDLLPNIEFPQLSIEIVYPGASPQDINDQVTTKLEEKFKSLEGLKQMQSSSYENMAVINLEFPFHTDMDEVERQVHTLINDTDLPENVQTKVNRFSFGTIPIFNISLFAKKDVDLQKILETQVIPELNKIDGINSISVGGGKEEIIKITVDKQKALRAGLTLSQIKDQINEKYMSFPVGNIHTDTLQIPVRVQEKLKTVKDLENMTLTSPSQQSMPAATQTKPAIKLKDIANIETVTDQSEFTRYNLKEALSMAVTKKQDANTVEVADKVIKVLDSYKDKFDYSIGFDSAKGIKKSVESLVREGLLGALFASVAVLLFLRNVRATVIAIVSIPLSLLVASIFLNRMDISLNVMTLGGMAVAVGRVVDDSIVVIENIFRRVRKAKTGITDELIQDSTKEILKAITSSTITTVVVFLPLGFVGGITGEFFLPFALTIVFALLVSLVVAVTVVPILAKFSFKKVPPEEKEGALQRVYGRIIAWALRHKAIVLLLSVALLVGSFALSPALGFTFLPNEEQKTLVASIELPPSTSLEKTNDVSLALENMFAKQKEIKNVTAAVGSRDYRSGLKRQNQANYFINLKEDVAVAPLIKKLEKKMEQIVNEKAPGTTIGVREMDSGGPPTNNNIDIDLYSNNLSALQKAAKQVETYLNKRHDLKDVTNNFSDKQKQIVVDIDPEKAAAYGVSGFQILGTIADATKPVDVGTLTLNGKERTVQLSYNQHLQSVDELKNTMIFTKRGLVPVSKLASVNEVDTYTSIQKLDGKVFARVSAQIVGDNIQKVTNDVIRHVKNDLNLPDDVSLEGGGGSDETVQTFQELGIAMLVAIGLVYITMLVTFGKARIPFVILSSLIFVPIGSLLGLYIAKEPLSISVMIGLLMLIGIVTTNAIVLVDRIGQNREQKGMTIRDAIMEAGKTRLRPILMTAFATVTALIPLALTKESGTLISKGLAITVIGGLTSSTLLTLILIPVMYELFFIRQAKAERMKQ
- a CDS encoding RsfA family transcriptional regulator, with amino-acid sequence MKIRQDAWSHEEDVVLAETVLRYIREGGTQLAAFEEVGNRLNRTAAACGFRWNAEVRKRYVEAIELAKKQRKERKRALEMAKKLQKESISPSANISYQGSSPFLPASPLTLEQCIVFLQTLKHDYEQVEAMKKENERLKQEQVQLQKQREELQQKLERLEAHQSTIKEDYEALVKIMERARKLVVEEEYGGPPAHIFRMDKNGNLEHIARS